Genomic DNA from Acidobacteriota bacterium:
CAAGGCCGAGCACGCCGGCCGTCGCGGCGATGCTCCACAGAACGCCTACGCCCACGAGCATCGGTCGGCCGGGGCCGGAGAACAGCCACCCGACTGCGGCGCAAAGAGCCAACACCGGCACAATCATTTTCGCGACCATCATGCGCTGCTCGCGCGCGGTGTGGCGTTCGAGAGCCGCCGCCACTGCGGCAGGCTGAATGCCTCCGGCGTCCGGACGATACGCGCGCCACACAGCCTGCAGATCGTCAAAGTGTTCCGCCATCGTGCTCCTTCATCGAGGATTCGAGCGCACGCTTCGCGCGCGACATCCGGACGCCAACGTGGTTGACCGTCATCCCGGTCACCTCGGCGATCTCCTTGTAGCTGAGCCCCTCAAGCGTCAGCGTGATGCAAATACGATCCTGCGGCGCGAGCCACGCGATCGCGCGATGCAGCTGCGCCAGCCGCCGCTCGTTGTCACCGTCTTCGGGCGGCGCCGCACGATCCGGCAGCGCGTCCACTGGAGTCGTGATGACCTTCGCCCGACGCGAGGCGGCGCGCCGGTACATCAGCGCCGTGTTCACGGCAATCCGGTAGATCCACGTGCTGGCGCTCGACTCGCGGCGGAACGCGGGCAGCCCATTCCAGACGTTGATCATCACGTCCTGGAACAGCTCGTCCGCGTCCGCCGCCGATCCGAGATAGCCCGCGCACAGTCGGAGCAGGCGGGCGCGGTTCTGGTCGTACAACTCGACGAACAGCCGCTCGCGGTCCGCTCCCGTCACCGCTGAATGAACCCCGAGATCTGCGACGCAAGCCACTCCGGCTCGTCGAGCATCACGAAATGCCTGGCGGTGTCCGACACGACGACGTCGTAGTGCGGCACGGCACGATATTG
This window encodes:
- a CDS encoding sigma-70 family RNA polymerase sigma factor translates to MTGADRERLFVELYDQNRARLLRLCAGYLGSAADADELFQDVMINVWNGLPAFRRESSASTWIYRIAVNTALMYRRAASRRAKVITTPVDALPDRAAPPEDGDNERRLAQLHRAIAWLAPQDRICITLTLEGLSYKEIAEVTGMTVNHVGVRMSRAKRALESSMKEHDGGTL